The genome window GTATCTGAAGTTGGTATACCAAATACCAATAATGTTTTTGTCGAAATATCTTTCGTAAAATCTATTCCATTTGCAGGAAGTCCAACTATTTCTAAATCACTTGCTGTTCCTCCCCAAACAAAATTCATTGGTTCTATTGCTGTATTTGATTTTACTGTCTGATCATTATTAGTTGGTATTACTAATGTGTGCGTACTTACAGGTGTATAATCGATACCTTGAACATAAACCAATGAGGATTTATAATTTTTCAATAAATTCATCAATGCCTGATTTACTGCGTACGATTTATCATCAACAGAATTATCAAACGTAAATTTTATATCTCCTCCCTGTACTCTACCTGCATATTTCATAATTTTATCTTTTGCGATACTTGGTTCATCAACTATCAAATTCTTTACATAAAATGAAGAATTTGTATCAAAATTATTATAAACCGAAGCTCCTTTCAAAGCTTTAATAGAAGAACTTAATACTTCATCTCTTGTTTTTGAAACATAAGCATCAAACTGAATAGGATTTGAAGATGCATCGTAAGGCAAAAATGAATTAGCTCCTTCTATATAATTATTAAAAGCTTTTATAATTCCGCCATCTTCATTAGAAAAAGTTCCTGTTGAATTAGATGCGATATCACTTCCTTGTTTAGAAATCAACATAGGATATTTTGAATTCCTGAAATAATTGCCTTCAGCAAAAATAGAAGCACCCATAGTCGTTCCAATACCATATTTAGAATTACCATCGTAATAATTATTATAAATGTGAGTTGTATAAGTTCTTACACGAGGATGTCTAGAATCTGAATGATCAAACCAATTATGATGGTAAGTTGCATAAGCATTAACTGTATTCGCTTCGCTCAAACCAAGCAGACTTGATTTACCATTATCCCAAAAATGATTATACGAAAAAGTGATATAGCCAGATTTTTTTGCATCTAAAGCTCCATCTCCTTTTTCTTGATCTGCATCTTTTCCAGGAAAACCATAAAATAGGTCATTATTATGTACCCAGATATAATCATTGGATTGTTGCAAGCTTATATTATCTCCTTCAGCTGCATCAGTTAACATAAATCCTAGATTACGAATTTCTACATTTGAAGCATTTTTAATTCGTACTCCCCATCCATTTGCTACAGCATCTATTCCAACACCTTCAAATGTGATATAACTTCCACTATTATTGTTATTTTCTATAACAATATCTCCATTCAACATGTATGAAAAATCAGTTACATTTCCTAAAAGACGTACAACAAGAGGTCTCGTATCTTTTCCTTTCTTAAAACCATCTAAGATATTTTGTAAACCAACACAAGGATTACTATTTGCCCCAGTAACATTCAAACTTATAGAGTTCTTGTTATCCTCTGAAACATACAAAACAACAGCATCATTTTTTAATGTTCCGTCAAAATTATACGCTCCTGGTGCTCTATTGTTACTATGTGCAAAACCATTACGGTCATAAGGTAATACAGTTACATTACTTGTGACAACATTCTCTTTTTCAATACCATTTACAACTGATACTATTTTAAATGTATATTCTCCAGAAGCCAATCCTAAAATATCAGCTCTGAAAAAAGATCCGTAATTCCTTATTAATTGAGTGTCTATTTTTCTGTTAGTGATTCCGTTTCCTGAATAATATACATTGTAACTATCAACTGTTTCTGAGGGAGGATTCCATTTAACATAAGCAGATTCTAACCATCCTGCTGATTCTGTAACATTAACTTTCTGAGCGGATAAATTAACTATTCCTAAAACTCCAAAAGCACTTAATAAAATTTTTTTCATAAATAGTGTTTTAATTGTAATCGATTACATTATTTGTTTAAAAAATAACTTTTATCTTGATTACATATGTGTATTATGTACAATATTAACAATTATTTTAAATATATTCCAAAAAACAAATCAAAATAAGTAATCTATTAATCAACAACTTATATAATTATACTTATATTTATTTTAAAGCGTCATATTTACACTAAAAAGTGAAATTTTATTGGAAAATAAAATAATATAATTAACTTTATGCAAACGATTACACTAATATTAATCACAAAAAAAATTCAAATTATGAAGAAATCTTTAATCTTTTCTGCATTATCTTTAACGATAATGTCACTTAGTGTTAATGCTCAAACATTAACTAAATCCTGGGATTTTAGTGCATGGGATAATGAATCAACTGGTTATTCTGAAACTAAAATTATTGATAACCTAGGTCTATTTGCTGGCGCAAGTGTAACAAATATGGGAGTTGTTGAAAGTAATAATGCTACATTTCCAGACGCATGGAAAGGAAGTAAGCGATTAAAATTAAATGGAGGAAGCTACGAAAGTACTGAAACTTCTTTTATCTCACCATCAAAAAGATATTTATTCTTTTCTGTTACAGAACCTGTTAAAATAAAGGTTTGGTTTAAATCTGGAAGCTCTTCAGGTACAAGAACATTATATATAACTGATGGAAAGGAAGTTATCAGTAAAATAGATGTAAATGGAAGTGATAATATTACAACCGATTACATTGAATATAAAGGAGGTGCAGGAACTATTTATTTAGGAGGTGATCAAGCTTTAAACATTTATAAAATAGAAGTTTATGACGGAAAATTAGGAACAACCTCTACTCTATCTACAAAAAACGTATCTACAAAAAATTCTGTAAAAGTTATAAGTTCTAATGGAAAGATTTTTATTTCCAACTTAAAAAACACGAATACTAAAATTAATGTCTATACTTATTCAGGAAATTTAATTAAATCTTTAAATACTACTCAAGATATTAATTTTGATTTAAATAATGGAAATTATATAGTTAATATTCAATCTGATGATGAAGTTACCTCAACAAAGGTTATTGTAAAAAAATAATCTCATAAAAAAATCTCGCAATTGCGAGATTTTTTTATTTATTCATTTGTTTCAATATACTTAATGTTTTTTTATCGACTTGATCTGCATAAAAAAACTTCAAAACATCTTTGATAATTTTTTCTTTCGGAACTATAAAGTTGAATAATGTCAAACTTGATTTCAGTTTCATTGCATCATTTTTTCCGAAAATTAATTGCGGAATTACGCCTATATGTTGCATTAATAATACAGATAAAACTTCTAAATAATTTCCCCAAAGTTCTTCATCTTTCACAAAAGCTCTCGCCTCTTCTTTTGAAGAAATCGAAAATTCTAATGACGAATCACTCGAGCCTAATCCAACTAATTGAGGAAACATAAAAACAATCCAATTCGTTTGTTTTTTTCCTGCATGAACTTCCATTAAGATTTCATCATACACAAAACTTTGCGCATCGTGAAATCGTTTCAAATTAAATTTATCGTGAGGATCTTTTTGTTTCAGTAAATCTCCTATTTTCATATTGTAAAGTTAAAAAAATACCTCACCAAATTGATGAGGCATTTTATTTATTTTATAAGTCGATTACATTCTTTCTGGAACACCAATTCCTAATAAACGTAACGAATTCTGAATTGTATTTGCAACCCATTGAGAAAGATATAAACGGAAATTTTTCACGTTTTCATCTTCATTTTTCAAGATTGGGTTATTTTGGTAGAATGAATTAAATAATTTCACTAATTCATACACATAATTCGCAATCAAAGCAGGGCTCATTTCTGTTGCTGCTTTTTCTATTGTATCTTCGAAATCGTATAATGCACGAATAATTTCTTTTTCTGCATCATTCAACTCTATTGCATTTACATCAAATTCTTTTGGTGATTCTTTTCTCAATAATGACTGAATACGCGCAAAAGTATATTGAATAAATGGTCCTGTATTTCCATTAAAATCGACAGATTCTTTCGGATCGAATAAAATACGTTTCTTAGGATCTACTTTCAAAATGTAATATTTCAAAGCACCCATCG of Empedobacter falsenii contains these proteins:
- a CDS encoding DUF1810 family protein; this translates as MKIGDLLKQKDPHDKFNLKRFHDAQSFVYDEILMEVHAGKKQTNWIVFMFPQLVGLGSSDSSLEFSISSKEEARAFVKDEELWGNYLEVLSVLLMQHIGVIPQLIFGKNDAMKLKSSLTLFNFIVPKEKIIKDVLKFFYADQVDKKTLSILKQMNK
- a CDS encoding pectate lyase family protein, with amino-acid sequence MKKILLSAFGVLGIVNLSAQKVNVTESAGWLESAYVKWNPPSETVDSYNVYYSGNGITNRKIDTQLIRNYGSFFRADILGLASGEYTFKIVSVVNGIEKENVVTSNVTVLPYDRNGFAHSNNRAPGAYNFDGTLKNDAVVLYVSEDNKNSISLNVTGANSNPCVGLQNILDGFKKGKDTRPLVVRLLGNVTDFSYMLNGDIVIENNNNSGSYITFEGVGIDAVANGWGVRIKNASNVEIRNLGFMLTDAAEGDNISLQQSNDYIWVHNNDLFYGFPGKDADQEKGDGALDAKKSGYITFSYNHFWDNGKSSLLGLSEANTVNAYATYHHNWFDHSDSRHPRVRTYTTHIYNNYYDGNSKYGIGTTMGASIFAEGNYFRNSKYPMLISKQGSDIASNSTGTFSNEDGGIIKAFNNYIEGANSFLPYDASSNPIQFDAYVSKTRDEVLSSSIKALKGASVYNNFDTNSSFYVKNLIVDEPSIAKDKIMKYAGRVQGGDIKFTFDNSVDDKSYAVNQALMNLLKNYKSSLVYVQGIDYTPVSTHTLVIPTNNDQTVKSNTAIEPMNFVWGGTASDLEIVGLPANGIDFTKDISTKTLLVFGIPTSDTSFTVKTIGTGTPISATGTITIDTDETSASVETHNFTINGLSSKFYTFSGTANINSTDGTATYDELTFTKRLKIESATVISYTTKKKSTLTLVLDPSFNGKIKLNGVNYVAKDGIVIINDVPIGENKITKGDTANLYYIKTEFEKENLMTSEVSITNSNISIYPNPVQDKFEVRSNLNNKINKVTVLNTLGQVVKQVNNQSIIGMKGLKSGIYIVQIETDNGIETKKIIKK
- a CDS encoding T9SS type A sorting domain-containing protein, which translates into the protein MKKSLIFSALSLTIMSLSVNAQTLTKSWDFSAWDNESTGYSETKIIDNLGLFAGASVTNMGVVESNNATFPDAWKGSKRLKLNGGSYESTETSFISPSKRYLFFSVTEPVKIKVWFKSGSSSGTRTLYITDGKEVISKIDVNGSDNITTDYIEYKGGAGTIYLGGDQALNIYKIEVYDGKLGTTSTLSTKNVSTKNSVKVISSNGKIFISNLKNTNTKINVYTYSGNLIKSLNTTQDINFDLNNGNYIVNIQSDDEVTSTKVIVKK